In Mangifera indica cultivar Alphonso chromosome 1, CATAS_Mindica_2.1, whole genome shotgun sequence, a single genomic region encodes these proteins:
- the LOC123225587 gene encoding ABC transporter G family member 39-like isoform X1, with amino-acid sequence MDGSLAGEDLARTMSPRLSMRSSSRRNWMASASIREAWNSQTNVFAQSNRQDDEEELRWAAIERLPTYDRLRKAMLSEVLENGKVVHGEVDVTRLAIEDKKKLMDSILQLIEVDNENFLRKLRNRIDRVGIEIPKIEVRYEHLSIEGNVHFGSRALPTLPNSVINAIESTLVSLRLAPSKKRKIQILKDVSGVLKPSRMTLLLGSPGSGKTTFLLALAGKLDKDLRASGKITYCGYELHEFVPQRTCAYISQHDLHYGEMTVRETLDFSGRCLGVGTRYYMLAELTRREKEAGIQPDPEIDMFMKATAVAGQRTSLVTDYILKILGLDMCADTIIGDNMRRGVSGGQRKRVTTGEMLVGPAKVLLMDEISTGLDSSTTFQICKFMRQMVHIMDVTMIISLLQPAPEIYDLFDDIILLSEGQIVYQGPRGNVLQFFEYMGFKCPDRKGVADFLQEVISKKDQEQYWFRKNQPYRFVSVSDFVKGFNSFHIGQQIEFDLSVPFDKSRTHPAALVTEKYGLPNWELFKACFSREWLLMKRNSFVYIFKTTQITIMSLIAMSVFFRSKMEPGILFGGTKYFGALFFSLVNMMFNGMAELVLTIMKLPVFYKQRDHLFYPAWAFALPIWILRIPLSFMESAIWIFLTYYTIGFAPTPGRFFRQFLALLGVHQMALSLFRFIAALGRTEVVSKLLGSFTLLMVFLLGGFIISKNDIEPWIMWGYYVSPMMYGQNALVINEFLDKRWGTPNNDTNIDAHTVGEVLLKTRGFFTDENWFWICIAALFGFSFLFNIFFIGALTYLSPFGQSKATVLEDNGDKKKKQASEGHGVEGFNLAVRSSSEMVNLADCKRGMILPFQPLSLVFNHVNYYVDMPIEMKTQGVEEDRLQLLRDVSGAFRPGVLTALVGVSGAGKTTLMDVLAGRKTGGYIEGSIHISGYPKNQETFTRVSGYCEQNDIHSPHITVYESLLYSAWLRLPSEIDTKLRKMFVEEVMELIELKPLRNALVGLPGIDGLSTEQRKRLTIAVELVANPSIIFMDEPTSGLDARAAAIVMRTVRNTVDTGRTVVCTIHQPGIDIFEAFDDLLLMKRGGQIIYTGLLGRHSHKLIEYFEAIPGVPKIKDGYNPATWMLEVTAPSIEARMDMDFAEIYANSSLYQRNQELIKELSTPAPGSNDLFFLTKYSGSFFTQCKACFWKQFWSYWRHPKYNSIRFILTLCIGLLFGLVFWNKGQKTTNQQDLINLLGAVYAAMTFLGAANATGVQSVVDIERTVFYRERAAGMYSAVPYAFAQVLIEILYVFIQTIMYTLILYSMIGFEWQGAKFFMFFYFIFMCFIYFTLYGMMVVALTPGHQIAAILMSFFLSLWNLFSGFLIPRAQLPAWSRWYYWLSPMAWTIYGLVTSQLGDNGKTVIVPGRNSTTVKQFLKEYLGYEYDFLPVVAIVHMAWVLLFFFVFAYGIKFLNFQRR; translated from the exons atggATGGGTCTTTGGCCGGAGAAGATCTAGCGAGGACGATGAGCCCTCGGCTGTCGATGCGGTCGAGCAGTCGACGGAACTGGATGGCATCAGCGAGCATCCGGGAGGCATGGAACTCTCAAACGAATGTTTTTGCGCAGAGCAATCGGCAGGACGACGAAGAAGAGCTGAGATGGGCGGCAATCGAACGGCTGCCGACGTATGATCGATTGAGAAAGGCGATGCTGAGTGAGGTTCTTGAGAATGGAAAAGTTGTTCATGGTGAGGTGGACGTGACGAGATTGGCCATAGAAGATAAGAAGAAGTTGATGGATAGCATACTGCAACTTATCGAAGTTgacaatgaaaattttcttagaAAACTTCGAAACAGAATTGACag aGTGGGCATTGAGATTCCAAAAATTGAAGTTCGATACGAGCATTTATCCATAGAAGGAAACGTCCATTTTGGAAGCAGAGCTTTGCCTACTCTACCCAATTCTGTTATCAATGCAATTGag AGCACTCTGGTATCACTTCGTCTTGCCCCatctaagaaaagaaaaatccagATTCTTAAAGATGTCAGTGGAGTCCTCAAACCATCCAG gatGACGCTTCTTCTGGGTTCTCCAGGCTCTGGGAAAACAACATTCTTGCTGGCTCTTGCAGGCAAACTTGATAAAGACCTAAGG GCATCTGGGAAAATTACCTACTGCGGATATGAATTGCATGAGTTTGTTCCTCAGAGGACTTGTGCGTATATTAGTCAACATGATCTTCATTATGGAGAGATGACAGTGCGGGAGACATTGGATTTCTCCGGGCGATGTTTAGGTGTTGGAACAAGATATTATATGCTAGCAGAACTTACAAGAAGGGAGAAAGAAGCTGGAATTCAACCAGATCCTGAGATTGATATGTTCATGAAAGCCACAGCAGTGGCAGGTCAAAGAACTAGTTTGGTTACGGATTATATTCTCAAG ATTCTTGGCTTGGATATGTGCGCTGATACTATAATCGGTGATAACATGAGAAGGGGTGTTTCTGGTGGACAAAGGAAGCGTGTGACTACTG gagagatgttagtgggACCAGCAAAGGTTCTTCTAATGGATGAAATATCAACGGGATTGGACAGTTCaaccacttttcaaatttgCAAGTTCATGAGGCAAATGGTTCATATTATGGATGTAACCATGATTATTTCTCTTCTACAGCCAGCACCAGAGATATATGACCTTTTTGATGACATTATCCTACTTTCAGAAGGTCAAATTGTCTATCAAGGTCCACGAGGGAACGTCCTTCAATTTTTTGAATACATGGGTTTCAAATGCCCAGACAGAAAAGGAGTTGCTGACTTTCTACAAGAAGTAATTTCCAAGAAGGACCAGGAACAGTATTGGTTTAGGAAGAACCAGCCATACAGATTTGTTTCAGTCTCTGATTTTGTCAAAGGTTTCAATTCTTTCCACATTGGCCAACAGATTGAATTTGATCTTAGTGTTCCTTTTGATAAATCCAGAACCCACCCTGCTGCATTGGTGACAGAAAAGTATGGCCTTCCAAATTGGGAGCTGTTCAAGGCATGTTTTTCAAGGGAGTGGCTGCTAATGAAGCGTAattcttttgtttatatattcaaGACTACCCAGATAACAATTATGTCATTAATAGCCATGTCCGTGTTCTTTAGATCAAAAATGGAACCTGGCATTTTATTTGGTGGAACAAAGTATTTTGGAGCTTTGTTCTTCAGTTTAGTTAATATGATGTTTAATGGGATGGCAGAACTTGTACTGACTATTATGAAGCTTCCTGTCTTCTATAAACAAAGGGATCACTTATTCTATCCTGCATGGGCTTTTGCCTTACCTATATGGATTCTTAGGATCCCTTTATCGTTTATGGAATCAGCTATATGGATCTTTCTGACATACTACACAATTGGTTTTGCTCCCACTCCTGGCAG GTTTTTCCGACAATTTTTGGCATTACTTGGTGTACATCAGATGGCTCTGTCCCTCTTTCGGTTCATTGCTGCTCTTGGAAGAACAGAAGTTGTATCAAAATTGCTGGGTTCCTTCACCTTACTAATGGTTTTTCTGCTTGGAGGATTTATTATTTCCAAAA ATGACATTGAGCCATGGATTATGTGGGGCTACTATGTGTCTCCTATGATGTACGGCCAAAATGCACTAGTTATCAATGAGTTTCTTGATAAAAGATGGGGCACC CCCAACAATGACACCAACATTGATGCACATACAGTTGGGGAGGTACTTCTTAAGACTAGAGGCTTCTTCACTGATGAGAATTGGTTTTGGATTTGCATTGCGGCGCTTTTCGGATTTTCATTTctcttcaacatttttttcattgGAGCATTGACTTATTTGAGTC CTTTTGGTCAGTCAAAGGCAACTGTCTTAGAGGATAATGGagacaagaagaaaaagcaaGCCTCTGAGGGACATGGAGTAGAAG GTTTTAACTTGGCAGTGAGAAGTTCATCAGAAATGGTTAACCTTGCTGACTGTAAAAGAGGAATGATTTTGCCCTTTCAGCCCCTTTCACTTGTATTCAACCATGTGAACTACTACGTGGATATGCCTATT GAAATGAAGACTCAAGGAGTAGAAGAAGATCGCCTTCAACTTCTACGAGATGTTAGTGGTGCTTTCAGACCAGGGGTATTGACGGCACTAGTAGGTGTAAGTGGTGCAGGGAAGACAACTCTGATGGATGTCTTAGCAGGAAGGAAAACTGGAGGGTATATTGAAGGAAGCATTCACATTTCTGGCTATCCAAAGAACCAAGAAACATTTACACGTGTGAGTGGTTATTGTGAGCAGAATGACATTCATTCACCTCATATTACTGTTTATGAATCACTCCTCTACTCAGCCTGGCTTCGTCTTCCTTCAGAAATTGATACAAAATTGCGGAAG ATGTTTGTTGAAGAAGTTATGGAATTGATTGAGCTCAAACCATTGAGGAATGCTTTAGTTGGGCTTCCAGGAATAGATGGTCTTTCAACAGAACAAAGAAAGAGGTTAACAATAGCTGTAGAGCTGGTTGCTAACCCCTCTATCATTTTCATGGATGAGCCAACATCTGGTCTTGATGCTAGAGCAGCTGCCATTGTCATGCGTACTGTGAGAAATACAGTGGATACAGGAAGAACTGTTGTGTGCACTATTCACCAACCAGGCATAGACATTTTTGAAGCTTTTGATGAT CTACTATTGATGAAACGAGGTGGACAAATCATTTATACAGGACTCCTTGGTCGCCATTCTCACAAACTCATAGAATATTTTGAG GCTATCCCAGGAGTTCCTAAAATTAAGGATGGATACAATCCAGCTACATGGATGCTTGAGGTCACTGCTCCTTCGATCGAGGCTCGGATGGACATGGATTTTGCTGAAATCTATGCCAACTCCTCTTTATATCA GAGGAATCAAGAACTTATTAAAGAGCTTAGTACTCCAGCTCCAGGCTCCAATGATCTCTTCTTCCTGACCAAGTACTCGGGATCCTTTTTTACTCAGTGCAAAGCTTGCTTCTGGAAACAATTTTGGTCTTACTGGAGACACCCTAAATATAATTCCATCCGGTTTATCCTGACATTATGCATTGGCCTTCTTTTTGGTCTTGTCTTCTGGAACAAAGGTCAAAAAAC AACCAATCAGCAAGATCTGATTAACCTTTTAGGAGCTGTGTATGCTGCTATGACTTTCCTCGGAGCTGCCAATGCTACTGGTGTGCAATCAGTTGTTGATATTGAGAGGACAGTTTTTTACCGTGAAAGAGCAGCTGGGATGTATTCTGCCGTACCTTACGCGTTTGCTCAA GTGCTAATAGAGATACTGTATGTGTTTATTCAAACTATCATGTACACTCTTATCCTCTACTCCATGATTGGATTTGAGTGGCAGGGGGCAAAATTCTTCATGTTCTTCTATTTCATATTCATGTGCTTTATCTACTTTACACTGTATGGGATGATGGTTGTGGCATTGACTCCAGGGCACCAAATCGCTGCCATTCTAATGTCCTTCTTCCTGAGCTTGTGGAACTTGTTCTCTGGTTTTCTCATTCCTCGAGCT CAACTTCCTGCATGGTCAAGGTGGTACTATTGGCTTTCCCCCATGGCTTGGACCATCTATGGCCTTGTAACTTCGCAGTTGGGTGACaatggtaaaactgttattGTTCCAGGAAGAAATTCAACAACTGTGAAGCAATTCCTTAAAGAGTATTTGGGGTATGAATATGATTTCCTTCCCGTTGTTGCCATTGTTCATATGGCATGGGTTCTGCTCTTCTTCTTTGTGTTTGCCTATGGCATCAAGTTCCTCAACTTCCAAAGGAGATAA
- the LOC123225587 gene encoding ABC transporter G family member 39-like isoform X2, whose translation MDGSLAGEDLARTMSPRLSMRSSSRRNWMASASIREAWNSQTNVFAQSNRQDDEEELRWAAIERLPTYDRLRKAMLSEVLENGKVVHGEVDVTRLAIEDKKKLMDSILQLIEVDNENFLRKLRNRIDRVGIEIPKIEVRYEHLSIEGNVHFGSRALPTLPNSVINAIESTLVSLRLAPSKKRKIQILKDVSGVLKPSRMTLLLGSPGSGKTTFLLALAGKLDKDLRASGKITYCGYELHEFVPQRTCAYISQHDLHYGEMTVRETLDFSGRCLGVGTRYYMLAELTRREKEAGIQPDPEIDMFMKATAVAGQRTSLVTDYILKILGLDMCADTIIGDNMRRGVSGGQRKRVTTGEMLVGPAKVLLMDEISTGLDSSTTFQICKFMRQMVHIMDVTMIISLLQPAPEIYDLFDDIILLSEGQIVYQGPRGNVLQFFEYMGFKCPDRKGVADFLQEVISKKDQEQYWFRKNQPYRFVSVSDFVKGFNSFHIGQQIEFDLSVPFDKSRTHPAALVTEKYGLPNWELFKACFSREWLLMKRNSFVYIFKTTQITIMSLIAMSVFFRSKMEPGILFGGTKYFGALFFSLVNMMFNGMAELVLTIMKLPVFYKQRDHLFYPAWAFALPIWILRIPLSFMESAIWIFLTYYTIGFAPTPGRFFRQFLALLGVHQMALSLFRFIAALGRTEVVSKLLGSFTLLMVFLLGGFIISKIGEVLLKTRGFFTDENWFWICIAALFGFSFLFNIFFIGALTYLSPFGQSKATVLEDNGDKKKKQASEGHGVEGFNLAVRSSSEMVNLADCKRGMILPFQPLSLVFNHVNYYVDMPIEMKTQGVEEDRLQLLRDVSGAFRPGVLTALVGVSGAGKTTLMDVLAGRKTGGYIEGSIHISGYPKNQETFTRVSGYCEQNDIHSPHITVYESLLYSAWLRLPSEIDTKLRKMFVEEVMELIELKPLRNALVGLPGIDGLSTEQRKRLTIAVELVANPSIIFMDEPTSGLDARAAAIVMRTVRNTVDTGRTVVCTIHQPGIDIFEAFDDLLLMKRGGQIIYTGLLGRHSHKLIEYFEAIPGVPKIKDGYNPATWMLEVTAPSIEARMDMDFAEIYANSSLYQRNQELIKELSTPAPGSNDLFFLTKYSGSFFTQCKACFWKQFWSYWRHPKYNSIRFILTLCIGLLFGLVFWNKGQKTTNQQDLINLLGAVYAAMTFLGAANATGVQSVVDIERTVFYRERAAGMYSAVPYAFAQVLIEILYVFIQTIMYTLILYSMIGFEWQGAKFFMFFYFIFMCFIYFTLYGMMVVALTPGHQIAAILMSFFLSLWNLFSGFLIPRAQLPAWSRWYYWLSPMAWTIYGLVTSQLGDNGKTVIVPGRNSTTVKQFLKEYLGYEYDFLPVVAIVHMAWVLLFFFVFAYGIKFLNFQRR comes from the exons atggATGGGTCTTTGGCCGGAGAAGATCTAGCGAGGACGATGAGCCCTCGGCTGTCGATGCGGTCGAGCAGTCGACGGAACTGGATGGCATCAGCGAGCATCCGGGAGGCATGGAACTCTCAAACGAATGTTTTTGCGCAGAGCAATCGGCAGGACGACGAAGAAGAGCTGAGATGGGCGGCAATCGAACGGCTGCCGACGTATGATCGATTGAGAAAGGCGATGCTGAGTGAGGTTCTTGAGAATGGAAAAGTTGTTCATGGTGAGGTGGACGTGACGAGATTGGCCATAGAAGATAAGAAGAAGTTGATGGATAGCATACTGCAACTTATCGAAGTTgacaatgaaaattttcttagaAAACTTCGAAACAGAATTGACag aGTGGGCATTGAGATTCCAAAAATTGAAGTTCGATACGAGCATTTATCCATAGAAGGAAACGTCCATTTTGGAAGCAGAGCTTTGCCTACTCTACCCAATTCTGTTATCAATGCAATTGag AGCACTCTGGTATCACTTCGTCTTGCCCCatctaagaaaagaaaaatccagATTCTTAAAGATGTCAGTGGAGTCCTCAAACCATCCAG gatGACGCTTCTTCTGGGTTCTCCAGGCTCTGGGAAAACAACATTCTTGCTGGCTCTTGCAGGCAAACTTGATAAAGACCTAAGG GCATCTGGGAAAATTACCTACTGCGGATATGAATTGCATGAGTTTGTTCCTCAGAGGACTTGTGCGTATATTAGTCAACATGATCTTCATTATGGAGAGATGACAGTGCGGGAGACATTGGATTTCTCCGGGCGATGTTTAGGTGTTGGAACAAGATATTATATGCTAGCAGAACTTACAAGAAGGGAGAAAGAAGCTGGAATTCAACCAGATCCTGAGATTGATATGTTCATGAAAGCCACAGCAGTGGCAGGTCAAAGAACTAGTTTGGTTACGGATTATATTCTCAAG ATTCTTGGCTTGGATATGTGCGCTGATACTATAATCGGTGATAACATGAGAAGGGGTGTTTCTGGTGGACAAAGGAAGCGTGTGACTACTG gagagatgttagtgggACCAGCAAAGGTTCTTCTAATGGATGAAATATCAACGGGATTGGACAGTTCaaccacttttcaaatttgCAAGTTCATGAGGCAAATGGTTCATATTATGGATGTAACCATGATTATTTCTCTTCTACAGCCAGCACCAGAGATATATGACCTTTTTGATGACATTATCCTACTTTCAGAAGGTCAAATTGTCTATCAAGGTCCACGAGGGAACGTCCTTCAATTTTTTGAATACATGGGTTTCAAATGCCCAGACAGAAAAGGAGTTGCTGACTTTCTACAAGAAGTAATTTCCAAGAAGGACCAGGAACAGTATTGGTTTAGGAAGAACCAGCCATACAGATTTGTTTCAGTCTCTGATTTTGTCAAAGGTTTCAATTCTTTCCACATTGGCCAACAGATTGAATTTGATCTTAGTGTTCCTTTTGATAAATCCAGAACCCACCCTGCTGCATTGGTGACAGAAAAGTATGGCCTTCCAAATTGGGAGCTGTTCAAGGCATGTTTTTCAAGGGAGTGGCTGCTAATGAAGCGTAattcttttgtttatatattcaaGACTACCCAGATAACAATTATGTCATTAATAGCCATGTCCGTGTTCTTTAGATCAAAAATGGAACCTGGCATTTTATTTGGTGGAACAAAGTATTTTGGAGCTTTGTTCTTCAGTTTAGTTAATATGATGTTTAATGGGATGGCAGAACTTGTACTGACTATTATGAAGCTTCCTGTCTTCTATAAACAAAGGGATCACTTATTCTATCCTGCATGGGCTTTTGCCTTACCTATATGGATTCTTAGGATCCCTTTATCGTTTATGGAATCAGCTATATGGATCTTTCTGACATACTACACAATTGGTTTTGCTCCCACTCCTGGCAG GTTTTTCCGACAATTTTTGGCATTACTTGGTGTACATCAGATGGCTCTGTCCCTCTTTCGGTTCATTGCTGCTCTTGGAAGAACAGAAGTTGTATCAAAATTGCTGGGTTCCTTCACCTTACTAATGGTTTTTCTGCTTGGAGGATTTATTATTTCCAAAA TTGGGGAGGTACTTCTTAAGACTAGAGGCTTCTTCACTGATGAGAATTGGTTTTGGATTTGCATTGCGGCGCTTTTCGGATTTTCATTTctcttcaacatttttttcattgGAGCATTGACTTATTTGAGTC CTTTTGGTCAGTCAAAGGCAACTGTCTTAGAGGATAATGGagacaagaagaaaaagcaaGCCTCTGAGGGACATGGAGTAGAAG GTTTTAACTTGGCAGTGAGAAGTTCATCAGAAATGGTTAACCTTGCTGACTGTAAAAGAGGAATGATTTTGCCCTTTCAGCCCCTTTCACTTGTATTCAACCATGTGAACTACTACGTGGATATGCCTATT GAAATGAAGACTCAAGGAGTAGAAGAAGATCGCCTTCAACTTCTACGAGATGTTAGTGGTGCTTTCAGACCAGGGGTATTGACGGCACTAGTAGGTGTAAGTGGTGCAGGGAAGACAACTCTGATGGATGTCTTAGCAGGAAGGAAAACTGGAGGGTATATTGAAGGAAGCATTCACATTTCTGGCTATCCAAAGAACCAAGAAACATTTACACGTGTGAGTGGTTATTGTGAGCAGAATGACATTCATTCACCTCATATTACTGTTTATGAATCACTCCTCTACTCAGCCTGGCTTCGTCTTCCTTCAGAAATTGATACAAAATTGCGGAAG ATGTTTGTTGAAGAAGTTATGGAATTGATTGAGCTCAAACCATTGAGGAATGCTTTAGTTGGGCTTCCAGGAATAGATGGTCTTTCAACAGAACAAAGAAAGAGGTTAACAATAGCTGTAGAGCTGGTTGCTAACCCCTCTATCATTTTCATGGATGAGCCAACATCTGGTCTTGATGCTAGAGCAGCTGCCATTGTCATGCGTACTGTGAGAAATACAGTGGATACAGGAAGAACTGTTGTGTGCACTATTCACCAACCAGGCATAGACATTTTTGAAGCTTTTGATGAT CTACTATTGATGAAACGAGGTGGACAAATCATTTATACAGGACTCCTTGGTCGCCATTCTCACAAACTCATAGAATATTTTGAG GCTATCCCAGGAGTTCCTAAAATTAAGGATGGATACAATCCAGCTACATGGATGCTTGAGGTCACTGCTCCTTCGATCGAGGCTCGGATGGACATGGATTTTGCTGAAATCTATGCCAACTCCTCTTTATATCA GAGGAATCAAGAACTTATTAAAGAGCTTAGTACTCCAGCTCCAGGCTCCAATGATCTCTTCTTCCTGACCAAGTACTCGGGATCCTTTTTTACTCAGTGCAAAGCTTGCTTCTGGAAACAATTTTGGTCTTACTGGAGACACCCTAAATATAATTCCATCCGGTTTATCCTGACATTATGCATTGGCCTTCTTTTTGGTCTTGTCTTCTGGAACAAAGGTCAAAAAAC AACCAATCAGCAAGATCTGATTAACCTTTTAGGAGCTGTGTATGCTGCTATGACTTTCCTCGGAGCTGCCAATGCTACTGGTGTGCAATCAGTTGTTGATATTGAGAGGACAGTTTTTTACCGTGAAAGAGCAGCTGGGATGTATTCTGCCGTACCTTACGCGTTTGCTCAA GTGCTAATAGAGATACTGTATGTGTTTATTCAAACTATCATGTACACTCTTATCCTCTACTCCATGATTGGATTTGAGTGGCAGGGGGCAAAATTCTTCATGTTCTTCTATTTCATATTCATGTGCTTTATCTACTTTACACTGTATGGGATGATGGTTGTGGCATTGACTCCAGGGCACCAAATCGCTGCCATTCTAATGTCCTTCTTCCTGAGCTTGTGGAACTTGTTCTCTGGTTTTCTCATTCCTCGAGCT CAACTTCCTGCATGGTCAAGGTGGTACTATTGGCTTTCCCCCATGGCTTGGACCATCTATGGCCTTGTAACTTCGCAGTTGGGTGACaatggtaaaactgttattGTTCCAGGAAGAAATTCAACAACTGTGAAGCAATTCCTTAAAGAGTATTTGGGGTATGAATATGATTTCCTTCCCGTTGTTGCCATTGTTCATATGGCATGGGTTCTGCTCTTCTTCTTTGTGTTTGCCTATGGCATCAAGTTCCTCAACTTCCAAAGGAGATAA